GAGCCAAATCCGCGAGGGCATGTAAACGCGGTTATGACCAGGAGTGGCAAGACTACTGGACCCAACATATCTGACTCACCAtcgatcactgaagcggtcctGACTGATACACCagacgaggtgcaagccaggcgagtcccagcaagtacagcacaagtccaaGAGCTAGTTAAAGAATACACTCCTCTAGTTCCATACCCGGGCAGGCTGAAGAAACAGAaaaatgaagaacaatacggtaagttccttgaaatGTTTAAGCAACTGCATATAAACATACTGTTTCTTGAAGCCCTGGCCTAGATGATGAAATATGCGAAGTTCTTAAAAGATATCCTCTCGAATAAGCAGAAGCTTGAGGATATGTcctgtgtggtgatgaatgaaagCTGCTTTGCCATTCTTCAAAATCGTCTGCCCACGAAGATGGGAGTTCCAGGTAGTTTCACGCTTCCTTGCCTGATTGAAAATATGTCTGTTAGCCATGGCTTGGCTGATTTGGGAGCGAGTATCAACCTTATGCCCTATAAGGTTTTTACAAAGTTGGATCTAGGTGAGCTGTCGCCTACAAGGATGAGCATTCGACTAGCTGATCATTATATCAAGTATCCACGTGGATTTGTTGAGAATATGCTTGTTAAGATTGACAAGTTTGTGTTTCCCGTAGACTTTGTTATCCTGGATATGGATGAGGACTCCAGGGTGCCTTTGATTCTCGGACGTCCATTCTTGAATACCACCCGCACCATTGTAGATGTAGCTGTGGGTCGGATTACACTCCGAGTAAATGATGAGCATGTGACCTTTGACATAAAGCGGTCAATGCAGCACCCGCAGAGTCAGGATGATGCGCTCTACTATGTTGACATTGTTGACATGTTTGTGAGCACACATTTCCAGGGCACGATTGAGGAGATTGATTTGGACACACATCTGTTGTGTGGGGACCTAGATGGCATTACGCAAGAGGGCCACGATTttgagcagccagtctatcagattggtgatgATGGTTCCCAGAGTCTGAATCGGTTTACAGAGATTGATCGTGGGGATGAAGAAAAGTCAaagccttcggttgaagatcccCCGTCTTTGGAGCTTAAGGAGCTTCCGCCCCATTTGGAGTACGCATTTCTAGACGAGGAGCGCCGTCTGCCGGTCATCATCTCATCATCTTTGACGGACAAGGAAAAGAGCAGACTTCTCAGTGTCTTACGACTTCATAAGAAAGCAATCACGTGGAAGATAATGGATATCAAAGGAATCAATCCCTCCTTTTGTACTCATAAAATTCTCATGGAGGACCATTACAAGCCGTGTGCACAGCCACAGAGACGATTGAACTCGAACATGCAAGAAGTTGTCAAAAAGGAGGTGATAAAGTTGCTGGATGCAGGTTTGATCTACCCCATTTCCGACTCAGTTTGGGTTAGTCCTGTTCAGGTAGTGCCCAAAAAGGGAGGCATGACTGTAGTCacgaatgataggaatgagctcATTCCAGCCCGTACGGTCACAGGATGACGTGTTTGCATCGACTATCGCAAACTCAATTATGCCACccgcaaggatcacttcccgcttccattcatcgaccagatgttggaacctCTGTCGGGGAAGTCTTACTACTGTTTTCTGGATGGGTTTTTCGGCTACTTTCAGATTCCTAttgctcctgaggatcaggagaagactacctttacctgCCCCTTTGGCACATTCGCCTACCAGCGTATGCCTTTCGGGTTGTGTAATGCACCGGCTACCTTCCAGcgatgcatggttgcaattttccatgacataATCGAGGATTCTATAGAAgtattcatggatgacttttcagTATTGTCCtaaactgggaaaaatgccacttcatggtacGAGAGGTCATAGTTCTGGGACATAAGATTTCGCAAGCTAGTATGGAGGTCGACCCAGCTAAAGTTATCATTTCACGACTTCTGCCTCTCACCTCTGTgagagcgatacggagctttctcggtcatgcggggttttacaggcgattcatcaaggatttttcaaaaatcgctagGCCCCTGACCCgtctgttggagaaagacgctccgtttaTCTTTGGGGATGATTGCTTGAAGGcttttgaccttctcaagcaaaagttgattgaggcccctattttagtcgCGCCTGACTGGAGTCTGCcatttgaaattatgtgtgatgcgaGCGATTTCGCTATAGGGGCTGTTCTGGGACAAAGGAaggaaaagcactttcacccgatctattatgccaCGACGCTCAGGAGAATTATACCACGACAGAAAAAGAGCTCTTAGCGGTTGTATTCGCATTTAACAAATTTAGATCGTATTTAGTGCTTTCAAAAACAAttgtgtatactgatcacgcAGCCATCAGATATCTTTTCAGCAAACAGGACGCCAAACCGCGTCTCATCAGATGGATCTTATTGCTGCAGGAGTTTGATATCGAAATTCAGGAcaaaaagggtgcgttgaatatagcggctgaccatctatctcggttgtAGCATGGAGACATCAAGGACACGCATTGGGATTCAATCAGTGATAACTTCCCACATGAGTCGTTGATGAGTGTTGAGgtatgcgatgagtcgccatggttcgccgacTTTGCGAACTatcttgcttgcgggattctgattaaaggaTTTACTCACCAACAAAAGAGAAAATTCTTTGCGGATGTCAAGCACTAAATTTGGGATGACCCTTTCTTGTTTAGcgttggtgctgatcaggtgattaggaggTGTGTTTCGGGAAAGGAGGCAACTAAcattctgcgccactgtcacaagggacctaccggaggccaccatggagccaattTCACCGCTAAGAAGGTTCTTGATTCTGGGTTTTATTAGCCGACaatatttcgtgatgcgcagaaGTGGGTCAGTGtgtgcgatgcttgccagagggcaGCAAATATATCGGCAAGcgacgaaatgcctcaaaattggatccaagtttctgaagtctttgatatctgggggataggcttcatgggaccatttcccccctcacgaggaaACAAATATATCCTGGTTGCTGTTGACTATGTATCAAAGTGGGCCGAGGCACAGGCtttgcccaccaatgatgccagggtagTCGTGAGGTTTCTGAAGAGTTTGTTTGCCCGATTTGGTGCACCAAAGGCGCTTATTAGTGACAGAGGGACCCACTTTTGCAACACTCAGCTTGAGAGAGCTCTGTCCTGATATGGTGTGCATCACCgtttatccacgccctatcatccacaaacaagCAGGCAAGTGGAGGTCACGAACCGGGGGTTGAAAAGAATACTTGAGCGGTCGGtgggtgcaaaccgcaaggattggtcagacAAACTGGATGAAGCAttgtgggctttccgtacggcttacaatacgcctattgggactactccctttaggcttgtttacggaaaggcatgccatttacctGTGGAGTTGGAGCACAAGGCGATGTGGGCTCTAAAAACTGCAAATTTGGATCTAaaaccggaggtgaagcccggttcctTCAGATTCACGAATTGGAAGAGCTACGACAACACGCCTATGAAAACTCCGTGTTATACAAAGAGCGCACCAAGAGATTGcatgataaacgcttgaaggaccataAACAATTCCAAGCGGGAGATCTTGTTTTACTCTACAACTCGAGGTTGCGTCTATTTCCTGGGAAGTTGCATTCGCGTTGGACGGGTCCGTATACGGTAAAGGAGGTATTTCCTTATGGGACCATCATGATTGAGAATGCTGACGGAGTAATTTTCAAGGTAAATGGTCATCGCTTAAAGCTCTATGTTGTCGGGCCGATCGAGTCGGCGGTGGAGGTTATCGAACTCCTCGCCCCGCACACAttataagtgtggggaggagagtctacgctactgactcgagGATCAAAATGTAGCAAGAGCATCTTTGGCGCTTTAGGGGTAAAATTGTCCACTTTTTTGTTTTTGCCGTTTTTTCGTATTTTTGGCGTGTTTGGTAGATTTCGTAGTCCTGTACAGTTTTTAATCATGCCGAACGAAGGATCTATGTTAGAATAATGTTAAAACAGTTTGCGGAGTGCAAAAATGGCGGAAAATGGTCAAAACGGCTGCTGAAAATGGTTTCTGCAGAAAACAGGCTGATCTGCAgatatggcacgaccgtgcgtttgGTCGCACGACCGTACCACTGCAAGCCGCACCTCGAGTCGCACCCCCAGTGCATTGCTGAGATCAGTGTGCCAGGGTCAGCCAACGTCggagacgcacgaccgtgcgtctggtcgcacgaccgtgcgtctggtcgcacgaccgtgcgactgGCCAAGGGCAGTTTTGTCATTTGCACTATATATTGCCCTTATCAGCACTCATTCTCACATTCGCGAACCCTAACCGCACCAGCCGTTCTAGACCGACTTTTCCCCCAAAATCGCACCACTTTTTGCATGGTTTCTCAGATCCTTCAAGCATAGTATGTATTTCTTCATGTTTTTCAGTCTTAATCTTGTTCTAGGTTAGATTTGTCAGATTTCTTCAAGGCTTTTTAGGGTTCCCTTCATAAACACAAttgaaaccctaacccttgttaGAATTAGGCGATTCGTGAACAACCGGTCGACTTCCTAACCCCATTTGCCAAAAATTTGTTGGTTTTCGGAAAAATCTGGCTGTTCTGAATCGGGGGTTACAAATCTGTAGAAAACCGTGTCACACGGTCGTTCCGTGGTCACACAGTCCGTGCGATTGCGGCTGTTCACGAAGTTTGCTATCATGTCAAAGTCGAACGGTCGTTCCAAGTTAGCACGGTCCATGCATTGCCGACAGATTCCGATCATCAACACTTGTCTCGGAGACGCACGACCGTGCTTCTGGTCGCATGCCCGTGCGATATGCCCAGATCAGTTAGACAGAACCTTCATAATTGTGTGATTAGGCTGTTTTGTTTGGAATTTTTCCTGCTCCTCTTGTTCTAACAATAATCCTCATGCAGATGAACCATCCTTTTTCCCCAATTCAACCCAAACAACGCACGGGACGAACTTTGCATTGCAAAACTCAATGCGCTTTGGCAAAGACGGGACCAATTCGGCATCTCTAGAAGATTGGATTGGGATGTGATGACGGAGTTGAACCAACGCGAATGGATTGAAAATATGTTAACACTTCCGTTTTCGTGTTTGGTCAACATTGACCGGCCAATTTATCTGGAGCTCACGTTGGAGTTCTTCGCTACCTACTCATATGACGAGCTGAAAACGACTAGAAATCCAGACTTCCGCCACAAGAAACGCATCAATTTCAGGTTGGGAGGTAGGTGTCACAACTGGACTGTAGGGAGGTTGGGTCGAAGACTTGGTATTTACACTGACGAAGAAATGGACTCCAAGTTCTTCACCAATTAATCCACCTTCCCTAGCGAAGAGGAGCGAGGTGATTTCTGGGCACGGGTTGCGGTTGGTCAGCCATATGATCCTCGGGTATCCAAAGCATCGAGATTGCGAGACCCTTTGCATAGGGTTATGCACCACATCTTCAGCCACACCATCACAGGGCGCATGGACAGTTTGAGAAACTGTTCCACACCGGATATCATATTTTTGTATGCGCTCGCGGAAGGGGTCCACATCAACCTCGCTGCACGAAAGGCTGAATACGTCATGCATAGTTCGGGCAGGACCGCTAGCAGTCAGATACATGGTGGTCAATACGTTACCCAAATCGCCTACGCCATGGGTATTATGACTGACGAAGTGGTTGAGGGTC
This is a stretch of genomic DNA from Helianthus annuus cultivar XRQ/B chromosome 16, HanXRQr2.0-SUNRISE, whole genome shotgun sequence. It encodes these proteins:
- the LOC110919612 gene encoding uncharacterized protein LOC110919612 is translated as MPFTCGVGAQGDVGSKNCKFGSKTGGEARFLQIHELEELRQHAYENSVLYKERTKRLHDKRLKDHKQFQAGDLVLLYNSRLRLFPGKLHSRWTGPYTVKEVFPYGTIMIENADGVIFKVNGHRLKLYVVGPIESAVEVIELLAPHTL